CCTCAGCATCCAGCAACCATAATCCAGCAATTACCACCACAGCCCCTTATTACCCAGATACCCCACCCTCAATCACTACAACCTGTCCGTCCTGGCAGCATTAAGGAAGGTATTAAAGGAATCATATGAATTAAAGTACTTAATTGCTGAAAGGTTCTCTGTAGAAATATTACATCTGCCTGTTTTGGACTTTACTAGTGGGCCTTTTTGTGTTTCATGTCACAGTGCCCATTTCCTCTCTTGTGTGTTGCCATACTTGTCTATAATTTCTAGTCACACTAGACTGCACTCACCTTTGCAGATATGGTGGAGATGATGCTTATGCAGAATGCCCAAATGCATCAGATAATCATGCAGAACATGATGATAAAGGCTCTTCCTCCAATGGCTCTATCACAGCCTGCAGGTTTACCCTCTACACACACCTCATCATTCCAGGTAATAGAGATATTTGTATGGGAATGTTCCCCATattacaaatatatgtatatttaggggcacatttactaatccacgaatccgaatcacgaatgggaaaaaatcgtattggaaacgaaaatttcggaagatcgccaatatcacgaaaatgcttacgaaaaaatcgtattagtcacgataatatcgtattggtgatccgaaaatcacgaaattttcgtaccgaacaattgtaaacagcggtaaaacctttccgattttttcgtacaaacgtccgaaaaagttgtgcgccgtacaaaaaagttgtgtgctgtacgaaaaagtcgtgcggacgcccgaaaaaatcggcaaaaatacgctcggagcgttcacatgaacgctcgagcgttcgtgcttttgtaaatgtgccccatagtgtatgagGCATTACTTTTTCCTGGGTGTAACTTATGCCTTGCCTAAAGAGCAAGGCAAGCAATGGCAGGGCACAGGAAAAGGATACAATGGAATATTGCCTGTTTCCGGCACCAAATACACAACATACAGCAGTATTATGCATTTCTTGTGTGCAAAGTATAGGGAAAATATATTGTACCTTTTACTTTATTCATAAATGAGATTCCTGTTTCTGAAAGTCATGTTTTTCTTATATAGTCATTGTTTACCTATTTATGCCCTAAGGACCCTCAAAATGCAGGTCCTGTGGTTCTGAAGGCTGAAAAAATGAGACCATCCTCAGTGCACCATCATCACCACTATACCCCTCCTTCCATTCCTGGTGGGACACTTCCCATGCAGCCAGGACCTGGATATCCATTGTGGCCCCACATGATGCAATCGAACACTATGGGACAGATGAGTTCATTTCCTCCTGCTGTCCACCATGTTACTGGCCCAACTACTATCCTGCCAGCTATGCATACGTAAGTAACATTTTTTGTGATAGGAAGGAACTTGCATGCTAACGTGCAGCAACACTCCTCTATAATAATATTCCTCTAATTTACCTTGCTAACACCCTCCCCAACATTGATCTGTCTTCTCACAACAATCTCTTCTTTAAAGTGTAGTAACAGATGGTTTCCTCCCCAGGGTCCCAAGTGGCCTGTGAGACCCTGAGCTGCTGAGGTGAGAAGGAACTATCAAACTACTACTACTAGTATTGCAATATGTCATGTACACCTTCATCTCATACACCAGCACACATCTGCAATGCACTTTGTGTCCATGGAGGGAAAATATTACACATATACAGACTTTATGATTGCCAGTTGGGTTCccctataaataacattggcatcaagcatcactTTTACTGCTACCCTAGGTAACTGCAATCCACACCAGGACATTGTACCCATAGAAAATTGCAACTTCCTGTCGGGTTTGTTTAATGGGGCTgcattttcaagaaaaattatatttttcaaatgtaCAATTGAGTGCTAGGCTAAAAATGTTCAAACTCAATTATTTATAGTTTCACTTATTATGTTACCATATATTGCCCGTGTTATTTCTTTGTAAGGTAATTTCAAAGTAATAGTGTAGAAACAgattcatttcagatttttatttactgtatattatttcaTGTGTGTCAAAACTCcagaatgtaatgtaatgactTTTCATTGCCCAACTGTCTCCCAATATTATTCAAAAGGGAATGcacctatttttatatttaaggaTCTACCTTAGAGCCACTTCCTGGTTGCCCTTGATAAGGGAAAAATGGGCAATTAAGACAGAACTGTGAACCTCCACAAGTCAGGTTCCTTCTTAGGATTTTTAAAAAGCTGAAGGTCCCGCAACCCTGTACAACCATTTTTACACAAATATGAAAATCCTGGaaccacacacacactgcattatCCAGGAAGGAGTTAACTCCCAGGGATGAACAAATTTTGCTTCAAAAGGTCCAACTGAACCACAAGACCGAGGCATTAGGTACCACATATCCACCACCATTAAGACAGTCTCTTATCGCCATGGCCTAAAAGTTGCCGGGAATGGAAGAAGCCCCTACTCCTAGCTCAACATGAAAAAGCCAGATTTTGTTTGCAGATGATCACTAGGACAAAGACTTAGCCTTATGGAGGACaagtaaaacagaaataaacCTGTTGGACCATAATGACTTTTGCTATGTAACGAATGAAAAAGAGTGAGGCTTTTTAAGCAGAACAACACCATCCTAACCGTGAAGCATGGGATAGCAGAAATAtgctgtggggttttttttttttttgaaaggacACTGGTGCACTTCAGAGGAAGGAGGACTATGTAGAGATTCTGAAGCAACACCTCATAACATCAGCCAGAAATGTAAGACCTGGTTGCAACACTGTCTTCCTGCAAGAAATTGTCCGAAATATATTCTAGAGTTGTAACTAaatgatttaaaggacaaggcaacgcaaaatataattttttgcctaataaaagaaaacaaaattcaaagcatctttgcaatatacatttattagaaatttgtaatgatttttgagttatttgtatatataatcgATATTAAAaccagtgtctgcctgtccttttctattccctgccctggtggctctgactgttataacaatgtaacacaaggcagcagactgacagacttcacttgctggaggagactgacagttgcaacattgtttaaaacgtaacaaccaggagttcagcaaatgctgctttcaatagcaattacatttacaaataacttttaaagcgctacaaatttttaattatttcatattggaaaattgcttagaattttctattattatgcaaaaaattatttttggggttgacatgccctttaaagacaACAAAGTGAACGTATTGGAGTGGCCATCATAAAGCCCAGACCTGAATCATATTTAACATGTGTGGattgaactgaaaaagtagaaATTAAAGCAAAAGGCAATGCCACGAAATACTAGTGTATTTATACTTTTGACACACAGGAAATTACATATTGTAAATAagagctgaaataaatcactCTCAAAGCTACAATGTATTTGTTCGAAATGACCTCATATAGGTgtggtccccaactttttttgcaccagggaccggtttcaagcaattTTTCGGAGGCAGGGGTGAGGGGGCcaaactagtgcatagtatattatttaattattacatatataatgtaaatttaatgattacattttatattctgcactttatttttattgttattaatattattacattatcaaatataatacagctcactaTAATACAAAaacagtgggagacctgagcttgtttccctgcaactagatgccgCCCAGGTTCAGCACAGCCCGCAGCCCGGCACCCTTGTCATATAGAAACAAAGTAGAAAGGCTATATAACTTAAAAGGACTGTATACAGCTCTATTCAATGTGAactgaatgaatagggcttgtgctgaacataccttttgcctgttgttttaattaagtagtatctatggtttctgttatttcaggaACTAAACAAGGATATTAAACTAGTTTCACTTTAGAACTTCCTGGTCCCTACAAACAGATAAAatgaattaccagtccactgaaaagcccctgataatgagctgtttAATGGCTGCTGTCTTgaaaagggaggggtttgtttatttgttgtggATAAGCAGCTCTGAACTAATTGTCTTGGGTGGGGGTAAGTTCAATGACTAATGtttaaattagtgctttataatgtgaaaacattagaaaaaatattgcatttttttatgtaattttaacacaagtcctatttattgagtTCATTTTTAGCCAAGGTGTTTTTAGGTTTATATTGCCCCTTTTACATGTTTAGTAATGTAATTAGAGTTTAATTTGACCTTATATGTAGTGAACTTTAGTGCACCTGTGCCATCCCTAGGACAGCTGGTTCTGTCCAAGGGATTGGGACAATTGGTTTGGGTTTTTGTATTTTCAGGACTCAACTGCCTGTAGCTGTTAAGGCACTACTACATTAGCTACAGATTTAAGATGTGGTGTTAGTATTGCTTAAAGTTGAGGTGCTTGCTAATTCTGGGAAAAGCTTTTGTTCAGAAGTAAGcaacacagactttttttttaagaaaacatttGTTGCTGTAGCAAAGGTTTCAAACTAAAttactttgcaataaaggcaaacCCCTTGCTTCAGTAAAAGAACACAAACGGGTTCAACTGGTCTTTTCTTAAATGAGTATAAATGAGTATTACTCCATATATTTGTGTGCAGCAAGATCCAAATACGGTTTCACTGCAATAATTGTGCAgttgtgatttttattattttttagaccCTTAGTTAGAAAAACTTTACAACATAACTTTTCATAAAAAAGATGATATAAATCATGTAATCATACATTGCATCTCAGACAGACAGAGACCCTTATAAATCTCCaactatatttatttcaaatgttgACCATCTACAGCACCCATCATTCACGTACAATATATAACATAGCTTTCCCTCTATTGGGTTATCATTTTCTTACAGATAA
The genomic region above belongs to Xenopus tropicalis strain Nigerian chromosome 9, UCB_Xtro_10.0, whole genome shotgun sequence and contains:
- the LOC100489834 gene encoding uncharacterized protein C21orf58 homolog isoform X1, which codes for MADATLVDQMTRLKLRLLEKRLENEREMAEEAGDTEPETSRSYNGHEEALQSALRRRKDLLHKLREEHLLEEIARPHTWEGTSRKKISLEPIHQISPMHFHHQLPPREPPIHFYQPPPPPEPPRIIQQQLPQHPATIIQQLPPQPLITQIPHPQSLQPVRPGSIKEDMVEMMLMQNAQMHQIIMQNMMIKALPPMALSQPAGLPSTHTSSFQDPQNAGPVVLKAEKMRPSSVHHHHHYTPPSIPGGTLPMQPGPGYPLWPHMMQSNTMGQMSSFPPAVHHVTGPTTILPAMHTVVTDGFLPRVPSGL
- the LOC100489834 gene encoding uncharacterized protein C21orf58 homolog isoform X4 — encoded protein: MAEEAGDTEPETSRSYNGHEEALQSALRRRKDLLHKLREEHLLEEIARPHTWEGTSRKKISLEPIHQISPMHFHHQLPPREPPIHFYQPPPPPEPPRIIQQQLPQHPATIIQQLPPQPLITQIPHPQSLQPVRPGSIKEDMVEMMLMQNAQMHQIIMQNMMIKALPPMALSQPAGLPSTHTSSFQDPQNAGPVVLKAEKMRPSSVHHHHHYTPPSIPGGTLPMQPGPGYPLWPHMMQSNTMGQMSSFPPAVHHVTGPTTILPAMHTVVTDGFLPRVPSGL
- the LOC100489834 gene encoding uncharacterized protein C21orf58 homolog isoform X3 → MADATLVDQMTRLKLRLLEKRLENEREMAEEAGDTEPETSRSYNGHEEALQSALRRRKDLLHKLREEHLLEEIARPHTWEGTSRKKISLEPIHQISPMHFHHQLPPREPPIHFYQPPPPPEPPRIIQQQLPQHPATIIQQLPPQPLITQIPHPQSLQPVRPGSIKEDMVEMMLMQNAQMHQIIMQNMMIKALPPMALSQPAGLPSTHTSSFQDPQNAGPVVLKAEKMRPSSVHHHHHYTPPSIPGGTLPMQPGPGYPLWPHMMQSNTMGQMSSFPPAVHHVTGPTTILPAMHT
- the LOC100489834 gene encoding uncharacterized protein C21orf58 homolog isoform X2, whose translation is MADATLVDQMTRLKLRLLEKRLENEREMAEEAGDTEPETSRSYNGHEEALQSALRRRKDLLHKLREEHLLEEIARPHTWEGTSRKKISLEPIHQISPMHFHHQLPPREPPIHFYQPPPPPEPPRIIQQQLPQHPATIIQQLPPQPLITQIPHPQSLQPVRPGSIKEDMVEMMLMQNAQMHQIIMQNMMIKALPPMALSQPAGLPSTHTSSFQDPQNAGPVVLKAEKMRPSSVHHHHHYTPPSIPGGTLPMQPGPGYPLWPHMMQSNTMGQMSSFPPAVHHVTGPTTILPAMHTVPSGL